GCCATACATAGATATAGAGCTTAATGTTGTTGATGAAAAGATTATTCAGTTAGAAAAATCAAGAGATAAAAGCATTCTTGAAATACCATCCAATGAGATATGTCAATTTATTGGTTGTGATGGTTTAATTTATGGGAAAGTCACAGATTATAAAAAGATTTATGCTGTAGCTTACTCTCAGCTTGGAGTAGAAGCAGAGGTCTGGCTGATAAACGCTAAAACAGGAAAAGAAGTTTTCAGAATTAAAGATTCTGTAAGATACCACGAAGGCGGTATCCCTCTATCTCCTTTAAGTGCTGTAATGACAGCAGTTTCTAATGCAATGAATATAAGAGATATTCAGCAAGTGAGAATGATTAACGAACTCTGTTACAAATTCAATGAGAAGATTCCTGCACCTGCAGGAATTACTATTGAGGAAAGACCTGTTATTAAAGAAGTACTCACAAATGCAAAAAACTCTCCTTTTGGAAAGGGTAAAATTATTCAAGTTGGTGCAGAAGGAGACAAAGGAATGGTTGCAACATTTGATATCGGTAATTTCAAAAAGGGTATTTCAATGAAAGAAACGCAACCAGGAATCTATATTGGAGAATATGTTGTGCTTCCAGGAGATAATGTTAAGGAGGCTCCTATAGTTGTTTCACTCAGGAAAATTGCAGGTTATGAAACTCAGTGGATTGATGTATCAGGTTTTGTAACAATTGATACCACTCCTCCGCCTCAGGTAAAAGGTCTAAGAGCAAAAGGGTTTAATGATAGAATTGAAATTTTGTGGGAGCAGGTAAAAAATGTTCATGACCTTAAAGGATATAAGATTTTACGAAGTGAACAGGCTCTTACAGGGTTTAAAGAGATTGGTAGAGTTGAGATCAATTTTTTTGAAGATAAAGATGTTCAATATGGAAAGCATTACTACTACCGTGTTATCGCTTTTGATGATGCAGAAAATGAATCAGAAATTCAGGATGCTGTAAAAGCTTCGCTAACTAATAAAGAGCCTCAGATTCTTTCAGGAACAATTGAGAAAGATCTGGTTCTTTCAGGAGTGTATATTGTTAAAGATTTTTTGAAGATTCCTTCAGGATTAACTCTTAAAGTTGAACCTGAGAGCAGGATAATGTTTAATGAGAGCGCAATAATTATTGTAGAAGGCAGAATTGAGATAGATGCTGGTGAACTATCTGTGGAGTTTATTCCTTTGGAGCAAAAGAAATGGAAAGGCATCGAGATTAAGAATGGATATGTAATGATGAAAGGATTCAGGATTAAGCATGCTGAAAATGGTATAAACATCAGCGCATCTGGAGGAGTCTTACAAAACGGTATAATAACAGATTGTTATAAAGGGATCTCCATATTCGGTATCCCGTCTCCTCTTTTACAAAATCTAACAGTCTCAGGTAGTGATACAGGTATTGAACTTATCAAGACTAATACAAAATTGCTTGCAAATAACATTTTCCAGAATAAAACAGGTATAAAAGTTAATGGATTTTCAGGTGAAATAAAAGATAACAATATATTTGATAATACTATAAATATTTTCTCTGAGAAACCTGTAAAGATTGATGCGAATTACTTTGGATCAATAAATCTGGAAGAAATGAGGCTTGAAAAGGTTCAATTATCTAGGGTTTATGATGATAAAACTCCTGAAGGTAAAGTGGTTTCAGTGATTATTAATCCTTATGCAGTTTTATCCATTGCAGAACGTCAAAAAAAGGCAACAGAGTTTATAGCTGAGGCTGGCAATTACTTTAGGAAGAGAAATTATGGAAAGGCGGTAATATTATTTGAAGAAGCATTAAAAGCAGAGCCATCTGCCGAGGGTTATTACTATACTGCCCTGTGCTATCATGAAATGAAAGAAGATGAAAAAGCATTAAACTATCTCAAGGAAGGAGTAAATAAGTTTCCAATGGATTCAGGATTGAAGAAGTCATTAGGTCTTATTTATTATCAGATAGGTAAAACAGAAGAGGCCAGAAAGATTTTTGAGGAAGTGTTACGTCTCAATCCAGAAGACAGTCAAATAAAATTTCTAATTGAAAGAATTGATAAATGATTAAAAAGGAGACTTGTATGAAAAAGCTAGTTTGTGTAAGTTTAATGCTTATAATAATGATTTCAACTGGTTATGCAGGGCAATCAACTATTGCAGAGTCCGAAGGCTATGCTTGTATGGGTGAGGATAGGACAAAGAGACAGACAGAGGAAATAGCACTTCAGGATGCAAAGAGAAAGGCACTAGAACATGTGAGCACATACATCCAATCCGAGACACAGGTCAAGGATTTTGAACTCCAAAAGGACATTATTAATGCATATGCCAATGCAAAGGTGAGAATCATTGAACAAACTGCTAAATGGGATAATGACCCTCCAAAAGTAGGTGATTGCTATAAATTGACCATAAAGGCAGAGGTTATACCTGATGAGGAGTCAATGAAAAGAATTTTTCAATCAAAGGAATTTAGTGATCCTTCAACACCTCTTAAAGTGCAGGCCTGGACAGAAAAAAAGGAGTATAAAGCTAATGATAAGGTTAAGATATTTCTCCGAGGCAATAAACCCTTTTATGCAAGAATATTATACAGACAGGCGGATGGTACATTACTTCAAATACTTCCAAATCCTTATAGAAAAGATAACTACTTTCAGGGAGGAGTTGTATATGAGATACCATCTGGTCCTGACAGGTTTGAACTTGAGGTATCTCCACCTTTTGGAGAGGAAGAGTTTATTGTCTATGCAAGCACGGGAGAGCTTGGAAATCTGGAGGTAGAGCCATCAAGTGGAGTGTACAAGATAAAAACAAGGTTTGAAGATGTTGGAGACAAAACAAGAGGAGTTACAATTGTACAGAAAGGAAAATCTTCTAGTTCAGAATTTTTTGAGGAAAGATTGAGAATAAACACAAATGATAATTAAATCTGGGAAGTGTTTTATACTTAGATATATCGAGAATTTACAATATCCATAACAAGTCTTATAAGTCAAAAAATCTTTATGTAACTATCCGCCTTTTAAAATAAAAGCAGACCGTGAAATCTGTGCTTGATGGATAGATTTAAAAATTGAAACGTAATTTAAAGAAGCAGATTTATTTGTAAGATTATTTTTGTTTTGCAGTAAAAACTCCATCCCATTCTGAAGAAGGTGGATCTAAAATATAACTTCCGCATCTTTCTTTAAAAAGTATTGAGGCTTTATCGTTAAACTGAGATGCAATATTACTGAATAAAGTTTCTGCTTCTTTAAATTGTCCTTTTCTGTAAAGATGTAGAGCTTTTTCAAAATCTTCTATGGCTGAAGTGATTGACGAACTTTCTTCAATAATTTCAAAGATTTTTACAGGTTTGTTTTTACCTTTAACCCTTATTAAGTCAAGTTCTCTTATTAAAAAATTTTGTTCCATTTTTTCAGAATAACATGATGATTCCATCGCATTGAAACTGCTTTCACTTATAATTATTTTTGTTCCATAAAGCTTGTTTAATTCTTCAAGCCTTGATGCAAGGTTAACTGTATCTCCAATTGCAGTATAGTCAAAACGTGTACTTGTTCCTATATTTCCTGTAATTGCTTCCCCTGTATTTATCCCAATGCCTATATTTATCTCAGGGAATCTTAATTCATTAAATTTTTTATTTAATTTTTTAAGCTCTTTTAACATTTCTAAAGCTGTAAAAACAGCTTCTTTAGCATGTTCTGGTAAATTCACAGGTGCATTATAAACTGCCATTATTGCATCTCCGATGTATTTATCAAGCATTCCACCGTGTTTAATAACTATGTTAGTCATAGGATCAAAATAGTTATTAAGTAGCGTTACGAGTCTTTCAGGTTGAAGGGATTCAGCGATTACTGCAAAATTTCTAATATCAGAAAATAAAACAGTTATTGTCCTCTTCTCACCACCGAGTTTTAAAGCATCAGGCTTCTTAATCAGAATGTTTACAACGTCAGGAGACACATAGCTTGAAAATGCTTTTTTAAGAAATTTGCTTTTCTTTTCAACCATCAGATTTCTGTACGCTTCTGATGTAACATAGCACATTGAAAGAGAAAAGAATGGATAGATTAACGAAAGATCCAGAAAATATTTTTTAAATATGAAAAAATTAACAATATATGTAAAAAAGACAACAATAATGAAAAGACACAAGGATATAACTGTTCTCGGAATTTTTGTAAAAATAAGAATGAGCAAAATAACAGGAATAATGATAAATAAAATATCAAGTCCTGCAACCCATGCATTGTAAATTAAGTATCGCCCTTGTAGGATATTTGATACTGTTGTGGCTGATATTTCAACCCCTGGCATAACAGGATCAAAGGGTGTATTACGGATGTCAGCTATTCCAATTTCTGTTGCACCCACCAGAACAATAACATCTGGAGGGATTTTTATTTTCCCATCTATGATGTCAATGGCAGATACAGTTTTAAATGAGCCAGTCCTTCCATAATAATTAATTGTGAGGCTACCTGATTCACTGACAGGAATTGTTTCATTTTTAATTTTTATGCTTTTTATACCATATTCAGCAATCTCTACAATCAATGGACTATTTTTGAGTTTACTGATTGTTTGGAGTGCAAGATGAGGATACAGCTCTCCTTTATAAAGAATAACTAAATTAATCTTTCTATAAACTCCGTCTTCATCAGGAAAAATATTGAAAAATCCCATGCTTGCTTTGATTGTTGGAATATTGAGCTCAGCATAGGGAAACTCTATCACATGTAGAGGTTTTATCCCTTTTGATGTTTTTAATATTTTAATTCTTGATTCTTTAAGGTTTATGTAAGACTGCCTATTAACAGATGTTTCATCTTCCCGAAAGTAGTAACCGGCAACTGTGTTTGTCATGTTTATCATATTTGAAAGAATTCTGTCAGATTCAGGATTTGAAGTTTCTGAAAATACAATATCAAGAGCAATCACTTTTGCTTTATTTATATTTTTTATGAGTTTCGAAATTACTTTTCTGTCCCATGGCCATCTTCCAACTCTGTCTAGACTTTTTGAGTCTATAGCTACAATTATGACTCTGCTGTCAGGCTCAATCGATCCACGAAGTCTGAATCTGGCATCCTTAAGTTTAAGGTCAATAGAGGCCAAAAAGTCTATTTTAATGAAATAAAGAAAAACGACAATAAATGATGAAAGCAGACCGATACAAAGAAAAATTAATAGCTTATTTTTCATTCTCTAAAAGTTTTAAGAATGTTTCAACATTTATTATATATCTCCCATTTGGATACTCTTTTTTATACTGAGTGAGTCTTTCTATCGCCTGTTTTTTAAATCCAAGTTCGTAAAGTGTCATCCCCGTGAGATACAGCGCTGTTTCTTTCTGCGGGATCTCAGAGTCTTCTTCAACAACAGTGAGATACTCAGAAAGTGCAGCTTCAGGTTTTTTTAAAAATCTTGAATATATAGCTCCTCTTTCAAGTCTTGCATCTGCCCTTATTTCAGGATTATCACTAAGATCAATGGCTATCTGAAAAATGTACAAGGCTTCTTCATATCTTCCAGAATCCGCAAGATAATGTCCATAGTTAATATCCCATCTTGCAATTATATGAGGAAGAGATTCTGAAATCTTCCAATCTACAGGAGGAGTTACATCTGTAATATGGGAAAGTCCATTTTTAGCTTCAGAAAGAAGTGTTGCTGTTTCTACTTTAACAGGCTCTGTTGGAGTAAATCCCCTTGTATTTTGAATAATTGTATCAGGTCTAAGAGGTTTTTCAACTGTATCATATCCTGCTATGTAGGCTGTATCTTCATTCCCCAAAAATACATTTGCATTCTCTTGATTCAGTATCATAAACTCCGTTCCCTTTATTCCCGCCACTGCTGTTGGTGTTTTTATCCTGTAATTAGTTGTTTGTCCTGTGAGTTTTACAACAGTTACTCTTAATTTTCCCTTTGTAATATAGAAAACTCCATATTTTCTATCTTTATCAATTAAATACTCTGAAATCTCAAACTCTGTATTTTCTGAAAGAGTAAATCTACTTCCATCACAGAGTTTAATAACTGACCAGCTTCTTGATTCTGTTTTTATCCAGTATCCTTTTTCAACTAATAATTCAGTTTTGGCTTTTTTATAAGAGAGTCCTGTTTTTTCTCTGTAAAGAACTGTTCCATAAATCTCCTCAATCTCTCCAATTGATGCACAAATCGCACCCGGAAGACAAAAGAAAATAAAGATGCTAAAAAGTATGACTCTGCTTGCTCTCATAATTAGCTCATTTCAAACAACTATACCTCAACCCTCCGTGCATTAGCATGAATTACTGTAAACTATATTTACCTCAGATTTTTACAGCCTTTTCGCTTTTACTTTAAATACAAAGTCATAGTTTAAAATATCTTCCCACTTGAAACCTTTAATAGTTGAGCGAGTATCATCAGCATCGCCATATGGATTTCCTGGTATATAAAACCAATTCATGATTACATCTCCTGAATGCCTCAGCACTATCCAGTATCTACCTTTGGTTATTTTTGGTTTTTCAGGAAATATGAAATCAAGCCAGTAATAACCAGGACGGTTCTGAATATTATCAAGGAATACAGGATTTGACCTAAATCCCTTTAACGATGGTTTTCCATGTTCATCTGATATAAGGTCAATATAAATTGTTCCATCACCACCGAATTTTCTCATTGCAAGTGATAGTCTTTCGATCTCTAAAGGTTCATTAACTGTGAATGCCTGAGCATATATGTATTGCGATGTGACATATTCAGCTGTTTCTTTATCAAGAATCTTTACTGCCCTGTCTCCTATGATTTGATATAGATCAACAAGATTTGGGAAATCCATATTGCCAAATTCAAATACTTTTTCCGATGGAAGAGGTTTAAATTCTTCTTGAGGAGGTGGTTTTTGAATCATTTCCTTTTTTACAACCATTTTATTGCTTAAAATATAAGCCTTAGGTGATGATTCAGAAGCTTTTGGTGAAATATGAATTCTATCAGATAAAAATTTTGCATCAACATTTTCGCTATATGCTGGTAGATATGGGTATGCTCTCCATGTATCATTAACTTCATCTGATTCAAGTGCGTGGGTTTGTTTTATATGTCTTGATGATGTGAATTGCTTTGACTGCTGAGGATCATAAGAAAGCCATCCAAGATCAGGAAAATAAACTTCTATCCAGGCATGTCCACCCTGTCCTATACTCTGAACAAGATAGTTCTTACCAAGTGGAATTTTCCATGGGTATTTGAGGGATAATCCTCCGACAACTCTTGCAGGAATTCCAGAAGCTCTTAAAAGTGCAACTGTAAGATGCGCCAAGTTCTGACAGTTTCCCTTGCCTGTTTTTAATGTATACAGTGCATCAAATTGTTGAGGATTATAGGTGTATCTTACATGGTCAATAACCCAGTTAAGTATCCTGGTTATAGCTTCATACTCTGTTTTTGCATCGTTTGTGAGTTCATGAGAAAGTTTCAAGATATCGGCATTTTCAGATTGAACCAGTGCAGTTGATTTTAAAAATAACTTTTCAGTATCAGGAACATTTTTTAAAGGAAACTCCGCTGTTGAACTTTCTGCTCTTAATTCTGAATTCACAGAAGCTTCGAATGTTATTGTTATTCTTACGGAGTTCTTAAGATTTCTCCATTTTACAAAGCCCCATTGATTACCATATTGGTCAATTTCTTTTTCAAATTTTTCTGGTTCAGGCTCAATTTTTATATCCAGATTATTTATGTGCTGACTAACAAACTTATTTGAAAAATTCATTGGAAGCGCAAATTTAAATTTCAGTGTTTCTAAAGGTTCTGAGACATTAAAACGCATTTGCTGAGAGACTTTAACTGTACTTTTAAGATTGCCTTCAAGAATAACTGTTTTTGCTGAACCAAAAAAAGGATAAAAAATAAAAAACAATATTATGATAAGTTTGATAGTTATTGCCAGTTTTTGACAGGGTAGGCATTGCCTACCCTGTGCCTTAGTTGCACACATTATTTTTACAACTACCGCTACAACACTGACTGTTGCTTGTGCACCACCATCCAGAAGGAGTACATGGCTTTGCAGCAAACAATTGCTCATTGCTTGATTGCTTTAGTGCTTGAGCTATCTCCAAGTGGCTCTTTTCCTGCACACCCTTAGCGTCATTGTTATTTTGAAAACCTGAGTTATTATTTTGAGCAACAGTAGAACCAATAAAAAGAACAGTTATAAAGCATACAGCTATAATCAGAGAAGATTTTGTAAACATCTTTAGACCTCCCCTTTTAGTTTTAGCTCCAAAGGAGCCTACTCAATTGTATCTAACTATTAAAAATACTTCAAGGTAATTTTACCTTAAATTTTTATTAATTGCTTTGTATTTTATCCTGTATGTTATTTATCACTCTGTCGGTAGTATAAAAATATATTGTGTAAATTTGAGATGATTTAAACAATGCTTACTTTTTCTATAAGATCATTTTTAGGAAACTTATGAAATTGACTTAGTCTAAAATAAAATTTTAACATTCATAATATGAGCATGCCA
This Thermodesulfovibrio thiophilus DSM 17215 DNA region includes the following protein-coding sequences:
- a CDS encoding GNA1162 family protein; translated protein: MRKFLIILGVLAFVFACSPLSETKKDIQELTIPSDELPKIVAVLPFENNTEEKGIGNQVRKAFYNHFSSKPYIDIELNVVDEKIIQLEKSRDKSILEIPSNEICQFIGCDGLIYGKVTDYKKIYAVAYSQLGVEAEVWLINAKTGKEVFRIKDSVRYHEGGIPLSPLSAVMTAVSNAMNIRDIQQVRMINELCYKFNEKIPAPAGITIEERPVIKEVLTNAKNSPFGKGKIIQVGAEGDKGMVATFDIGNFKKGISMKETQPGIYIGEYVVLPGDNVKEAPIVVSLRKIAGYETQWIDVSGFVTIDTTPPPQVKGLRAKGFNDRIEILWEQVKNVHDLKGYKILRSEQALTGFKEIGRVEINFFEDKDVQYGKHYYYRVIAFDDAENESEIQDAVKASLTNKEPQILSGTIEKDLVLSGVYIVKDFLKIPSGLTLKVEPESRIMFNESAIIIVEGRIEIDAGELSVEFIPLEQKKWKGIEIKNGYVMMKGFRIKHAENGINISASGGVLQNGIITDCYKGISIFGIPSPLLQNLTVSGSDTGIELIKTNTKLLANNIFQNKTGIKVNGFSGEIKDNNIFDNTINIFSEKPVKIDANYFGSINLEEMRLEKVQLSRVYDDKTPEGKVVSVIINPYAVLSIAERQKKATEFIAEAGNYFRKRNYGKAVILFEEALKAEPSAEGYYYTALCYHEMKEDEKALNYLKEGVNKFPMDSGLKKSLGLIYYQIGKTEEARKIFEEVLRLNPEDSQIKFLIERIDK
- a CDS encoding DUF4384 domain-containing protein — protein: MKKLVCVSLMLIIMISTGYAGQSTIAESEGYACMGEDRTKRQTEEIALQDAKRKALEHVSTYIQSETQVKDFELQKDIINAYANAKVRIIEQTAKWDNDPPKVGDCYKLTIKAEVIPDEESMKRIFQSKEFSDPSTPLKVQAWTEKKEYKANDKVKIFLRGNKPFYARILYRQADGTLLQILPNPYRKDNYFQGGVVYEIPSGPDRFELEVSPPFGEEEFIVYASTGELGNLEVEPSSGVYKIKTRFEDVGDKTRGVTIVQKGKSSSSEFFEERLRINTNDN
- a CDS encoding CHASE2 domain-containing protein; translation: MKNKLLIFLCIGLLSSFIVVFLYFIKIDFLASIDLKLKDARFRLRGSIEPDSRVIIVAIDSKSLDRVGRWPWDRKVISKLIKNINKAKVIALDIVFSETSNPESDRILSNMINMTNTVAGYYFREDETSVNRQSYINLKESRIKILKTSKGIKPLHVIEFPYAELNIPTIKASMGFFNIFPDEDGVYRKINLVILYKGELYPHLALQTISKLKNSPLIVEIAEYGIKSIKIKNETIPVSESGSLTINYYGRTGSFKTVSAIDIIDGKIKIPPDVIVLVGATEIGIADIRNTPFDPVMPGVEISATTVSNILQGRYLIYNAWVAGLDILFIIIPVILLILIFTKIPRTVISLCLFIIVVFFTYIVNFFIFKKYFLDLSLIYPFFSLSMCYVTSEAYRNLMVEKKSKFLKKAFSSYVSPDVVNILIKKPDALKLGGEKRTITVLFSDIRNFAVIAESLQPERLVTLLNNYFDPMTNIVIKHGGMLDKYIGDAIMAVYNAPVNLPEHAKEAVFTALEMLKELKKLNKKFNELRFPEINIGIGINTGEAITGNIGTSTRFDYTAIGDTVNLASRLEELNKLYGTKIIISESSFNAMESSCYSEKMEQNFLIRELDLIRVKGKNKPVKIFEIIEESSSITSAIEDFEKALHLYRKGQFKEAETLFSNIASQFNDKASILFKERCGSYILDPPSSEWDGVFTAKQK
- a CDS encoding FecR domain-containing protein, with product MRASRVILFSIFIFFCLPGAICASIGEIEEIYGTVLYREKTGLSYKKAKTELLVEKGYWIKTESRSWSVIKLCDGSRFTLSENTEFEISEYLIDKDRKYGVFYITKGKLRVTVVKLTGQTTNYRIKTPTAVAGIKGTEFMILNQENANVFLGNEDTAYIAGYDTVEKPLRPDTIIQNTRGFTPTEPVKVETATLLSEAKNGLSHITDVTPPVDWKISESLPHIIARWDINYGHYLADSGRYEEALYIFQIAIDLSDNPEIRADARLERGAIYSRFLKKPEAALSEYLTVVEEDSEIPQKETALYLTGMTLYELGFKKQAIERLTQYKKEYPNGRYIINVETFLKLLENEK
- a CDS encoding transglutaminase-like domain-containing protein; translated protein: MLQSHVLLLDGGAQATVSVVAVVVKIMCATKAQGRQCLPCQKLAITIKLIIILFFIFYPFFGSAKTVILEGNLKSTVKVSQQMRFNVSEPLETLKFKFALPMNFSNKFVSQHINNLDIKIEPEPEKFEKEIDQYGNQWGFVKWRNLKNSVRITITFEASVNSELRAESSTAEFPLKNVPDTEKLFLKSTALVQSENADILKLSHELTNDAKTEYEAITRILNWVIDHVRYTYNPQQFDALYTLKTGKGNCQNLAHLTVALLRASGIPARVVGGLSLKYPWKIPLGKNYLVQSIGQGGHAWIEVYFPDLGWLSYDPQQSKQFTSSRHIKQTHALESDEVNDTWRAYPYLPAYSENVDAKFLSDRIHISPKASESSPKAYILSNKMVVKKEMIQKPPPQEEFKPLPSEKVFEFGNMDFPNLVDLYQIIGDRAVKILDKETAEYVTSQYIYAQAFTVNEPLEIERLSLAMRKFGGDGTIYIDLISDEHGKPSLKGFRSNPVFLDNIQNRPGYYWLDFIFPEKPKITKGRYWIVLRHSGDVIMNWFYIPGNPYGDADDTRSTIKGFKWEDILNYDFVFKVKAKRL